A single genomic interval of Stieleria maiorica harbors:
- the nadA gene encoding quinolinate synthase NadA → MAPYKTRSNEELIARITAVREELGDSLLILGHHYQQDEVVEHTDLRGDSYQLSEMAAQSETCRTIVFCGVHFMAETADILANRPDKLAARGGQRVRVILPDMAAGCSMADMAAISQVEAAWEDMSDVIDTERVIPVTYINSAASLKAFCGKHGGIVCTSSNARAVLQWAFERGDRVFFFPDQHLGRNTALTMGIGEDQMPVWDPYELELGGNEEQAIRDSRVILWKGHCSVHQMFRPEHVAQFRQQHPGIKILVHPECPREVNDLADVSGSTGLIIKTVKNSPPGTKWAIGTELHLVNRLKAEHPEQEIHFLSPVVCMCATMYRIDLPHLCWSLENLREGTPVNTIEVPEEVRKWSLVALERMLAVK, encoded by the coding sequence CTGGCGCCCTACAAGACGCGGTCCAATGAAGAGCTGATCGCCAGGATCACCGCGGTGCGCGAAGAGTTGGGTGATTCGCTGTTGATTCTGGGACACCATTACCAGCAGGACGAAGTTGTGGAGCACACCGACCTTCGCGGCGACAGCTATCAGTTGTCCGAGATGGCCGCCCAAAGTGAAACGTGTCGGACGATCGTGTTTTGCGGTGTGCACTTCATGGCCGAAACGGCCGACATTCTGGCCAACCGCCCCGACAAACTTGCCGCCCGCGGCGGGCAGCGCGTCCGGGTCATTTTGCCGGACATGGCCGCGGGCTGCTCGATGGCCGATATGGCGGCGATCTCGCAGGTCGAGGCGGCCTGGGAAGACATGTCGGACGTCATCGACACCGAACGCGTGATCCCCGTCACGTACATCAACAGCGCCGCCAGCTTGAAAGCGTTCTGCGGAAAACACGGCGGCATCGTTTGCACCAGCAGCAACGCCCGTGCGGTGCTCCAGTGGGCGTTCGAGCGCGGGGACCGTGTCTTCTTTTTCCCCGATCAACACCTGGGGCGAAACACGGCCCTGACCATGGGGATCGGCGAAGACCAGATGCCGGTCTGGGATCCGTATGAACTGGAACTCGGCGGCAACGAGGAACAGGCGATCCGAGACAGCCGCGTGATCCTGTGGAAAGGGCATTGCAGCGTCCACCAGATGTTCCGCCCCGAACATGTCGCACAATTTCGCCAGCAACACCCCGGGATCAAGATTTTGGTTCACCCGGAATGCCCACGTGAAGTCAACGATTTGGCCGACGTCTCGGGCAGCACCGGATTGATCATCAAAACGGTCAAGAACAGTCCGCCGGGGACCAAATGGGCGATTGGGACCGAGTTGCACTTGGTAAACCGGCTCAAAGCGGAACACCCCGAACAGGAAATCCATTTCCTCAGCCCCGTCGTCTGCATGTGTGCGACGATGTATCGGATCGACCTGCCGCACCTGTGCTGGTCGCTGGAAAACCTACGGGAGGGGACGCCGGTCAACACGATCGAGGTACCTGAGGAGGTTCGCAAGTGGAGTCTGGTCGCACTGGAGCGGATGTTGGCGGTCAAATAA
- a CDS encoding SDR family NAD(P)-dependent oxidoreductase, with translation MAHWNPSGKLAVVTGASSGIGRCLSKQLVARRCCVIAVARRGDRLQELADQIGRDRADGMLLPIVGDVTDPQTRGQIESQVRSRGGRLDLLVNNAGIGGIGPFERATESRLRKIMEVNFFAPAELTRRLMPYLKSSGDAVICNLGSVLGHRAVPDKSEYCASKFAMHGWSDALRAELAGASVQVTLVSPSTTRSEFFDTLVESDAGATSKSIGSWPAERVAAATLTAIRKRRAEVVLSVGGKLLVYADRLCPPLMNWLLQKRSGQ, from the coding sequence GTGGCGCACTGGAATCCGAGCGGAAAACTGGCGGTCGTCACCGGCGCCAGCAGCGGCATCGGACGTTGCTTGTCAAAACAGCTCGTCGCGCGTCGCTGCTGTGTGATTGCCGTCGCTCGCCGCGGAGATCGGCTGCAGGAGTTGGCCGACCAGATCGGACGCGATCGTGCCGATGGCATGTTGTTGCCGATCGTCGGCGACGTGACCGACCCCCAGACCCGCGGGCAGATTGAATCGCAGGTTCGCTCGCGCGGCGGGAGATTGGACTTGCTGGTCAATAACGCCGGAATCGGCGGAATCGGGCCTTTCGAACGGGCGACCGAATCGCGGTTGCGGAAGATCATGGAGGTCAACTTCTTCGCCCCTGCCGAGCTGACGCGTCGATTGATGCCGTACTTGAAATCCAGCGGCGATGCCGTGATCTGCAATCTCGGCAGTGTCTTAGGGCATCGGGCGGTCCCGGACAAATCCGAATACTGTGCCAGCAAGTTCGCAATGCACGGATGGAGTGATGCGTTGCGCGCCGAACTGGCCGGGGCGTCGGTCCAGGTGACATTGGTCAGCCCCAGTACGACACGCAGCGAGTTCTTTGACACGTTGGTCGAGTCGGACGCCGGAGCGACCTCCAAGAGTATCGGCAGTTGGCCGGCCGAACGCGTCGCCGCGGCGACGCTGACGGCGATCCGAAAGCGACGTGCCGAAGTCGTGCTCAGCGTGGGCGGAAAGCTGCTCGTGTACGCCGACCGCCTCTGTCCGCCGCTGATGAATTGGCTGTTGCAAAAGCGATCCGGCCAGTAG
- the hflX gene encoding GTPase HflX — protein MREPHNVSDDTPERSVLARLILPDTPAPADPLEELHGLATTAGTQVVGELIQRRASAEHGTYLGKGKVEELRLLVEKTKADVVIFDNELTPGQIRNLEKAIGAKVLDRTELILDIFAAGARTYESRLAVELAQLEYSLPRLKRMWTHLSRQAMGVGMRGPGEKQLEVDRRLAQKRIHDLKQELGKVESRRERQVASRKEAPTVSLVGYTNAGKSTLMNALTAAGVQAEDKLFATLDTRTRRWYLPHWGTVLLSDTVGFIRDLPHSLVASFKSTLEETRQADLLLHVADASNPNVFDQISAVYKVLSELEIEEKDTLLVLNKIDAIKSPAMLNRVLDRYPNAVPVSAKSAKGIEMLTEAVGEALGREFLDLDIEVEPGDGKLLAYLAAKGEIVSQHYGADVVKVRVKMPVAAMGPARKSAVSIRPAGTGTFAPRDAAVEPAVDTASVDTPATDVA, from the coding sequence GTGCGTGAACCACATAACGTCAGTGATGACACTCCGGAACGAAGTGTTTTGGCACGCTTGATCCTGCCCGACACACCCGCTCCGGCAGACCCGCTTGAGGAATTGCACGGATTGGCAACCACGGCCGGTACCCAAGTGGTCGGCGAATTGATTCAGCGTCGTGCTTCGGCTGAACACGGCACGTATCTCGGCAAAGGAAAGGTCGAAGAATTACGTCTGCTGGTCGAAAAGACCAAGGCTGACGTGGTGATCTTCGACAACGAACTGACTCCGGGGCAAATCCGAAATCTTGAAAAAGCGATCGGTGCCAAGGTGTTGGACCGGACGGAGTTGATTTTGGACATCTTCGCCGCGGGGGCTCGAACCTATGAATCGCGGTTGGCCGTCGAGTTGGCACAGTTGGAGTACTCGCTTCCACGCTTGAAGCGGATGTGGACTCACCTTTCGCGCCAAGCGATGGGTGTCGGCATGCGGGGCCCCGGCGAAAAGCAATTGGAAGTCGACCGTCGATTGGCCCAGAAACGCATTCATGATTTGAAGCAGGAACTGGGCAAGGTCGAATCCCGTCGTGAGCGCCAAGTCGCTTCGCGCAAAGAGGCGCCGACGGTTTCGTTGGTCGGCTACACCAACGCCGGCAAGAGCACGCTGATGAACGCCTTGACCGCCGCCGGCGTTCAGGCCGAAGACAAGTTGTTTGCCACGTTGGATACCCGCACCCGTCGTTGGTACCTGCCGCATTGGGGCACGGTGTTGCTGAGTGATACGGTCGGATTCATTCGCGATTTGCCGCACTCGTTGGTTGCCAGCTTTAAATCGACGCTGGAAGAGACGCGGCAGGCGGATTTGTTGTTACACGTCGCCGATGCCAGTAACCCGAACGTGTTCGACCAGATTAGCGCCGTGTACAAGGTGCTCAGCGAGTTGGAGATCGAGGAGAAGGACACGCTGCTGGTGCTCAACAAGATCGATGCGATCAAGTCGCCGGCGATGTTGAATCGTGTGCTGGATCGTTACCCGAACGCCGTTCCGGTGAGCGCGAAGAGTGCGAAGGGGATCGAGATGTTGACCGAAGCGGTCGGTGAAGCGCTCGGTCGCGAGTTTCTGGATCTGGACATCGAAGTCGAACCGGGGGACGGAAAGTTGCTGGCGTATTTGGCGGCCAAAGGCGAGATCGTTTCACAGCACTACGGTGCCGATGTCGTCAAGGTCCGCGTCAAGATGCCCGTCGCGGCGATGGGACCGGCACGCAAGTCCGCCGTTTCGATCCGGCCGGCGGGGACCGGGACGTTTGCGCCCCGTGACGCTGCGGTCGAACCCGCCGTCGACACGGCGTCCGTCGATACTCCGGCCACTGACGTCGCCTAA
- a CDS encoding MaoC family dehydratase: protein MDCDAFASNRDVASPAEPESQTLISPPRTLYAEDLAVGDIWTTEMRQVTADDVQEFANLTGDHTALHGDQGAESPYGKPIAHGLLGLSILAGLGTNHPKASTLAFVSVEDWRFVAPVFLGDRVQARNEIVEIEPHGRRAVKVRWLRQLVNEAGSVVQEGYFVTLVASKARGRKKPR, encoded by the coding sequence ATGGATTGCGATGCCTTTGCATCGAATCGCGACGTCGCGTCGCCGGCGGAGCCCGAATCGCAAACGCTTATTTCGCCCCCCCGTACGTTGTACGCAGAAGACTTGGCGGTTGGCGATATCTGGACCACCGAGATGCGTCAGGTGACCGCTGACGATGTCCAGGAATTCGCAAATTTGACGGGCGACCACACCGCGCTGCACGGGGATCAGGGGGCGGAATCCCCTTACGGCAAGCCGATCGCCCATGGTTTGTTGGGCCTGAGCATCCTGGCGGGTTTGGGGACCAATCACCCCAAGGCATCGACGCTGGCGTTCGTTTCGGTCGAGGACTGGCGGTTTGTCGCCCCGGTTTTCTTGGGCGACCGCGTTCAAGCGCGCAATGAGATCGTTGAAATCGAACCCCACGGACGCCGCGCCGTGAAGGTGCGATGGCTTCGGCAGCTGGTCAATGAAGCCGGCAGTGTCGTCCAAGAGGGCTATTTTGTCACGCTGGTTGCCTCCAAAGCACGCGGTCGCAAAAAGCCACGCTGA
- a CDS encoding FG-GAP repeat domain-containing protein: MSTRLTVRLCLTLPILITLVSATWTDADAGKPVEFTVRMLALDANEGIAAGDVDGDGKTDLVAGRQWYKGGDWAARPLRNIDDWNGYVQSNGDYLFDVNGDGRLDVIAGSFLPTEVFWYENPGEEALRLGKQWPAHLLKDTKKSQNEGQLFEDLDGDGRPEWIVNSWKKDCPMMVYRLVDRPAGNDAAADDGESGAKAGGGKKAAAQASPSAKYALAGHMLGESANGHGVAVGDLNGDGKIDVLVGQGWYEQPQSDPWGQPWIFHADWDLHSSLPMIVTDLDQDGDSDLIIGKGHDYGLSWWEQTDPDKETGKLSFTVHEIDSSYSQPHTLAWVDLDGDGNKDLITGKRYYAHNSRDPGGTEPPCLYYYTWDQESKSFERHTIDEGHVGCGLQIVAEDLNGDSKVDIAVAGKSGTYLLLAQ; encoded by the coding sequence ATGAGCACACGGTTGACCGTCCGTCTCTGTCTCACCCTCCCAATCCTCATCACGCTCGTGTCGGCCACCTGGACCGACGCCGATGCCGGCAAACCGGTGGAATTCACGGTGCGGATGCTCGCCTTGGATGCCAATGAAGGGATCGCCGCTGGCGACGTCGACGGCGATGGAAAGACCGATTTGGTGGCCGGCCGCCAGTGGTACAAGGGCGGCGACTGGGCGGCACGACCGCTGCGTAACATCGACGACTGGAACGGTTACGTCCAAAGCAACGGCGACTACCTGTTTGACGTCAACGGCGACGGCCGGCTGGATGTCATCGCCGGATCGTTCTTGCCGACGGAAGTTTTCTGGTACGAGAATCCCGGCGAAGAGGCGCTCCGGCTGGGCAAGCAATGGCCGGCGCATCTGCTGAAAGACACCAAGAAGTCGCAAAACGAAGGCCAGCTGTTTGAAGACCTGGACGGTGACGGGCGTCCGGAATGGATCGTCAACAGCTGGAAAAAGGACTGTCCGATGATGGTCTATCGCCTGGTCGATCGACCGGCTGGCAATGACGCCGCGGCCGACGACGGCGAGTCGGGTGCAAAGGCAGGCGGGGGCAAAAAGGCGGCTGCCCAAGCCAGCCCGTCCGCCAAATATGCCCTGGCGGGACACATGCTTGGTGAATCCGCCAACGGACACGGGGTCGCCGTCGGCGATCTAAACGGGGACGGGAAAATCGATGTGCTGGTCGGCCAAGGCTGGTATGAGCAACCGCAATCCGACCCCTGGGGCCAACCGTGGATCTTCCACGCCGATTGGGACCTGCACAGCTCGCTGCCGATGATCGTGACCGACTTGGATCAAGACGGCGACAGCGATCTGATCATCGGCAAAGGCCACGATTACGGGCTGTCGTGGTGGGAGCAAACCGATCCGGACAAGGAGACCGGCAAGCTTAGTTTTACGGTTCACGAGATCGATTCCAGTTACAGCCAACCCCACACGCTGGCCTGGGTCGACCTGGACGGCGACGGAAATAAGGACCTGATCACGGGGAAACGTTACTACGCCCACAACAGCCGTGACCCCGGTGGCACCGAACCGCCGTGCCTGTACTACTACACCTGGGACCAAGAATCCAAGTCGTTCGAGCGTCATACGATCGACGAAGGTCACGTCGGATGTGGCCTGCAAATCGTCGCCGAGGATCTAAACGGTGACTCCAAAGTCGACATCGCGGTGGCCGGCAAAAGCGGCACCTATCTGTTGCTGGCTCAATGA
- a CDS encoding nucleotide pyrophosphohydrolase, with translation MNRSPAPSALTLRQAQDDVDRWIQTIGVRYFSELTNLAQLVEEVGEVARILSRTRGEQSYKSTDEPGELADELADVLFVTICLANQSGIDLTEALRANLEKKTSRDKDRHRNNEKLRE, from the coding sequence ATGAATCGATCCCCTGCCCCGTCCGCGCTGACACTGCGTCAAGCGCAAGACGATGTCGACCGCTGGATTCAAACCATCGGCGTCCGTTACTTCAGCGAGCTGACCAATCTGGCCCAACTGGTCGAAGAGGTCGGCGAAGTCGCCAGGATTCTGTCGCGAACCCGCGGCGAACAGTCCTATAAATCGACTGACGAGCCCGGTGAATTGGCCGATGAATTGGCCGACGTGCTGTTCGTCACGATTTGTCTGGCCAATCAGTCCGGCATCGACCTGACCGAAGCGCTGCGGGCGAACCTGGAAAAGAAAACCTCGCGCGACAAAGACCGCCACCGCAACAATGAAAAGCTGCGGGAGTAA
- a CDS encoding class I SAM-dependent methyltransferase yields MANWYDHPQYFDMLFREETPVEVAFFEEAFRRYADRRVRRVFEPGCGSGRLVVAMAAKGYDATGLDLSDAMLNYMRRKLNRRGLAATCVKGDMTHLDFDKPFDAAFCTYNTFRHLLTEKDALAHLRSMADCLATGGIYILGMHLVPEEDYEAVVERFKMRQAGTTLTTTISVPHTDAKKRLETLRVKLRAVKSSGEVIRIQSEFPLRLYTPTQLKRLFKKVSDQFELVESFDFAYDIDDPLPFDKELLEGLFVLRKIAS; encoded by the coding sequence TTGGCAAACTGGTACGATCATCCCCAATACTTCGACATGCTGTTTCGGGAAGAAACGCCGGTCGAAGTGGCGTTCTTTGAAGAAGCCTTCCGACGCTATGCCGACCGTCGCGTGCGGCGCGTTTTTGAACCCGGTTGCGGCAGCGGACGGTTGGTCGTCGCGATGGCCGCCAAGGGTTACGACGCGACGGGATTGGACCTCAGCGACGCGATGTTGAATTACATGCGCCGCAAGTTGAATCGTCGCGGTTTAGCGGCGACATGCGTCAAGGGCGACATGACGCACTTGGATTTCGACAAGCCCTTCGACGCGGCATTTTGCACGTACAATACCTTTCGGCATCTGTTGACCGAAAAGGACGCGCTGGCCCATCTGCGGAGCATGGCCGACTGTTTGGCTACCGGCGGGATCTACATTTTGGGCATGCACTTAGTGCCCGAAGAAGACTACGAAGCGGTCGTCGAACGTTTCAAAATGCGTCAAGCCGGCACGACGCTGACGACAACGATCAGCGTGCCACACACCGATGCCAAAAAGCGTCTGGAAACGCTGCGCGTCAAATTGCGAGCGGTCAAATCCAGCGGCGAAGTGATCCGCATTCAAAGCGAGTTTCCGCTGCGGCTGTACACACCGACCCAGCTGAAACGGCTGTTCAAGAAGGTCAGCGACCAATTCGAATTGGTCGAATCGTTCGATTTTGCCTACGACATCGACGACCCGCTGCCGTTCGACAAGGAGCTGCTGGAAGGCTTGTTCGTGCTGCGGAAGATCGCCTCGTAG